A region from the Canis lupus baileyi chromosome 27, mCanLup2.hap1, whole genome shotgun sequence genome encodes:
- the ADORA2A gene encoding adenosine receptor A2a isoform X1 — MSTMGSWVYITVELAIAVLAILGNVLVCWAVWLNSNLQNVTNYFVVSLAAADIAVGVLAIPFAITISTGFCAACHNCLFFACFVLVLTQSSIFSLLAIAIDRYIAIRIPLRYNGLVTGTRAKGIIAVCWVLSFAIGLTPMLGWNNCSQPKEGRNYSQGCGEGQVACLFEDVVPMNYMVYYNFFAFVLVPLLLMLGVYLRIFLAARRQLKQMESQPLPGERARSTLQKEVHAAKSLAIIVGLFALCWLPLHIINCFTFFCPECSHAPLWLMYLTIVLSHTNSVVNPFIYAYRIREFRQTFRKIIRSHVLRRREPFKAGGTSARALAAHGSDGEQISLRLNGHPPGVWANGSAPHPERRPNGYTLGLVSGGIAPESHGDMGLPDVELLSHELKGACPESPGLEGPLAQDGAGVS, encoded by the exons ATGTCCACCATGGGCTCCTGGGTGTACATCACGGTGGAGCTGGCCATCGCTGTGCTGGCCATCCTGGGCAATGTGCTGGTGTGCTGGGCTGTGTGGCTGAACAGCAACCTGCAGAACGTCACCAACTACTTCGTGGTGTCACTGGCGGCAGCCGACATTGCCGTGGGAGTCCTCGCGATCCCCTTCGCCATCACCATCAGCACAGGGTTCTGTGCTGCCTGCCACAACTGCCTCTTCTTTGCCTGCTTTGTCCTGGTCCTCACTCAGAGCTCCATCTTCAGCCTCCTGGCCATCGCCATTGACCGCTACATCGCCATCCGCATCCCACTCCG GTACAATGGCTTGGTGACTGGCACAAGGGCCAAGGGCATCATTGCGGTCTGCTGGGTGCTGTCGTTTGCCATTGGCTTGACTCCCATGCTGGGCTGGAACAACTGCAGTCAGCCAAAGGAGGGCAGAAACTACTCACAGGGCTGCGGGGAGGGCCAGGTGGCCTGTCTCTTTGAGGATGTGGTGCCCATGAACTACATGGTGTACTACAACTTCTTTGCTTTTGTCCTGGTGCCGCTGCTGCTCATGCTGGGTGTCTACTTGCGGATCTTCCTAGCAGCTCGGCGACAGCTGAAGCAGATGGAGAGCCAGCCTCTGCCTGGGGAGCGGGCTCGGTCCACGCTGCAGAAGGAGGTCCACGCTGCCAAGTCACTGGCCATCATTGTGGGGCTCTTCGCCCTCTGCTGGCTGCCCCTGCATATCATCAACTGCTTTACCTTCTTTTGCCCAGAGTGTAGCCATGCCCCACTCTGGCTCATGTACCTGACCATCGTCCTCTCCCACACCAATTCTGTTGTGAATCCCTTCATCTATGCCTACCGCATCCGTGAGTTTCGCCAGACCTTCCGCAAGATCATTCGCAGCCACGTCCTGAGGCGGCGGGAGCCCTTCAAAGCAGGTGGCACCAGTGCCCGCGCCTTGGCAGCTCATGGCAGTGATGGAGAGCAGATCAGCCTCCGCCTCAATGGCCATCCTCCTGGGGTGTGGGCCAATGGCAGCGCCCCCCATCCTGAGCGGCGGCCCAATGGCTACACCCTGGGGCTGGTGAGTGGAGGGATTGCCCCTGAGTCCCATGGCGACATGGGCCTCCCAGATGTGGAGCTCCTCAGCCATGAGCTCAAGGGAGCATGCCCAGAGTCCCCTGGCCTTGAAGGTCCCCTGGCCCAGGATGGAGCAGGAGTGTCCTGA
- the ADORA2A gene encoding adenosine receptor A2a isoform X2 produces the protein MSTMGSWVYITVELAIAVLAILGNVLVCWAVWLNSNLQNVTNYFVVSLAAADIAVGVLAIPFAITISTGFCAACHNCLFFACFVLVLTQSSIFSLLAIAIDRYIAIRIPLRYNGLVTGTRAKGIIAVCWVLSFAIGLTPMLGWNNCSQPKEGRNYSQGCGEGQVACLFEDVVPMNYMVYYNFFAFVLVPLLLMLGVYLRIFLAARRQLKQMESQPLPGERARSTLQKEVHAAKSLAIIVGLFALCWLPLHIINCFTFFCPECSHAPLWLMYLTIVLSHTNSVVNPFIYAYRIREFRQTFRKIIRSHVLRRREPFKAGGTSARALAAHGSDGEQISLRLNGHPPGVWANGSAPHPERRPNGYTLGLEGNLSLWWIEPVTLGKE, from the exons ATGTCCACCATGGGCTCCTGGGTGTACATCACGGTGGAGCTGGCCATCGCTGTGCTGGCCATCCTGGGCAATGTGCTGGTGTGCTGGGCTGTGTGGCTGAACAGCAACCTGCAGAACGTCACCAACTACTTCGTGGTGTCACTGGCGGCAGCCGACATTGCCGTGGGAGTCCTCGCGATCCCCTTCGCCATCACCATCAGCACAGGGTTCTGTGCTGCCTGCCACAACTGCCTCTTCTTTGCCTGCTTTGTCCTGGTCCTCACTCAGAGCTCCATCTTCAGCCTCCTGGCCATCGCCATTGACCGCTACATCGCCATCCGCATCCCACTCCG GTACAATGGCTTGGTGACTGGCACAAGGGCCAAGGGCATCATTGCGGTCTGCTGGGTGCTGTCGTTTGCCATTGGCTTGACTCCCATGCTGGGCTGGAACAACTGCAGTCAGCCAAAGGAGGGCAGAAACTACTCACAGGGCTGCGGGGAGGGCCAGGTGGCCTGTCTCTTTGAGGATGTGGTGCCCATGAACTACATGGTGTACTACAACTTCTTTGCTTTTGTCCTGGTGCCGCTGCTGCTCATGCTGGGTGTCTACTTGCGGATCTTCCTAGCAGCTCGGCGACAGCTGAAGCAGATGGAGAGCCAGCCTCTGCCTGGGGAGCGGGCTCGGTCCACGCTGCAGAAGGAGGTCCACGCTGCCAAGTCACTGGCCATCATTGTGGGGCTCTTCGCCCTCTGCTGGCTGCCCCTGCATATCATCAACTGCTTTACCTTCTTTTGCCCAGAGTGTAGCCATGCCCCACTCTGGCTCATGTACCTGACCATCGTCCTCTCCCACACCAATTCTGTTGTGAATCCCTTCATCTATGCCTACCGCATCCGTGAGTTTCGCCAGACCTTCCGCAAGATCATTCGCAGCCACGTCCTGAGGCGGCGGGAGCCCTTCAAAGCAGGTGGCACCAGTGCCCGCGCCTTGGCAGCTCATGGCAGTGATGGAGAGCAGATCAGCCTCCGCCTCAATGGCCATCCTCCTGGGGTGTGGGCCAATGGCAGCGCCCCCCATCCTGAGCGGCGGCCCAATGGCTACACCCTGGGGCTG GAAGGAAATCTTTCTCTTTGGTGGATAGAACCAGTCACATTGGGAAAAGAATGA